The Mesorhizobium sp. AR10 genome includes the window GGTTCGACTTCGCTAGCCGAGATCCTGAACTGCGTCGCTGCTGGACAAAAATACGTCTCCCCGACGCTGTCAGCCCAACTGTTGAACGACCTGATCCGGCCGGAGAAGCGGAAAGCTGATGTCCTTGCAGGGCTCTCCGATCGTGAAGCCGGAATACTGTCGCTCGTGGCGGAGGGCCTAAGCAACAAGGAAGTGGCAAAGCGGCTTGCCCTGCAGGAGAAGACAGTTAAGCATCACATGACGCGGGTATTTGCCAAGCTCAATGTGCGCAATCGCACAGAGGCGGCCCTTCTGATGCATCAAACCAAGAGCGGCCTTGGTTGACCCCTCTTAGCTTCCAAACTCACCAAATCCAATTCGGGATCGAACCGTATTCCCGAACTCCTTGAAGTCACAAACCCTTCAAACGCTTTATGTCCGCAGCTTTTGCGACGCGATCTATGATGGTGCGGCCAAGCGCGTCCTTCATCTTGAAGCGACCGGCCTCAATGCGTTCACTGATACCGTCGGCGTGGAGGACCTCGATGGTGTTGCCTTGCACCGTTACTTTGTCACCGGCTGCGAGGCCGGGGCCGGTTCCGCTATTGCTGGTGGAATTGCCGCTGCCCTTACCATTGTTGCCTTTATCACTGTTGCCCTTACCACTGTTGCCCTTCCCGCTGTTGCCCCCACCGCTGTTGCCCCCACCGCTATTGCCCTTGCCACCATTGCTGTTCTTCGCATGAGCAGCAGCAAGTTCGACCTTAAGTCCGCCGGCGTAGTCGAGCTTGAGAATGCAGGGCGTGAAAGCCAGCGCCACCCCCACTGAAACACCAGCCGAGAGCCGCACAAACCGGCGCAATAAGGGAGTGGGCCACCTACCCTTGACGGACGGGGTTCGATGACAAGCAAAACTCCGATAGTCGAAACAGCACCTCATAGTAACCAGCCTACTCCCCAGCGAGCTTTGGACAGTTGCTTGGCCGGTTGACCAACCCGAGTCCCGCGCAGGGAATCCCTAACGGTCCGCCATCGCGCATTGTTCCTCTCGGGACCTGTTTGACGCCTCTGATCAGACCTTGGTCGCAACTACGTGTGCCCAGAAGTCTGAGCCTATGCCTCTTAAGGCCCGTCAGGGGAACGTCCGGACAAAATTGGCGTTCTGGCACGGATTGCAATTACCGGCGCGCCACCCGTTTAACGGCGTCACCCCTATTGGACGCAAAGGCAAGGAAATGCGGAAGCGCTTCGAAGTCAACACTGGCAATGGTCCGACCACCGCGATTGCCGTCCTGATGGTTGGGTTGATTGCGATCGGGGTTGTGTTCGGCGTTCTGGGCGGCGCCCTATACCTGAACGAACAGCCAACCAATGAACGTGCGCTCTCAACTGTCCCTGCCCGAGCGGCGGCGACAGCCGATAATGCCGAAGGAAGGTGACCGCGATTATGCAAACGATTGGCAGGCTTTATGATTGCTATGCCGAAGCCGCAGGCGCCGCCGACGCCCTGCAACTGGCAGGAGTTCGTCGGGAGGACATCACTATTTTCAGATCTCCGAATGATGATACGGGAGCAGTTTCAGCTGCACCTGTCGTGGGGGCGGCCTTCGGCTCGTCCGCTGGTTTGTTTGCTGCTCCTGCCTTTGCGATGTATGGCCTTCTTCCTTTCGGTGCTGGTTGGTTGGCAACAGCTGTGGTTGGTGCTGTGATTTGCGGTGGATTCGTCGGCGGCCTGCTTGGCACGCTCGCGGATTCAGCCAACAAGGGCCTCGATCAGACCGCTGGAGATGGCGTTGTCTTGGTTATTGCCGAGGTCGACGAGGAGAGTGCTCATCGGGCCCGGGTCGCACTTTGTTATTCCCAGAGAGTTCCTGTTGCGATTGCAGCATGATGCCTGCAACAAGCACCCGGCTTGACCCATGCCGGTCAGTTCCGCAGCGTCCCGGCAAACCTTTTGACGGGCGCTATAGAAAGTTGCCCATCTAGGCGGCGGCAACTGCCTTCTCTATCTCCTGGGCCGAATGACCCGTGAGATCCTTGGCGATTTCGCCAACAAGCACGGCCGATAGTTTCTGATGATAATGCTTACGCAGTTCCCCAAGCGTTCGAGGAGCGGCGACGATTATCAGATTGTCGATTTGTCCGCCGAGAACTTGTCGGTTGAGCAGGTCGGCAGTTCCGGCTGCGAAACTGTCTTCCTCGATTTGACTGTTGTCTGGATTGGCGGAGCTGCTCTGATGACGGGCGCCAGAGCCCTTGTTGTCGTTTGTCACATCTTCAACTGCCGAGGCCGTCAGTTTTGGATTGGCTTCGTCTCCTGAGTTGCGAAACAAGTTGAGCCTCTCGCCGTCAGCTACTGCAACGGTAGCGCCTTTAGGAATGTCCATTTGGGAGTCTCCGAAATTGCGCCAGTCGTTGGCTACCTACTTCGGTAGATAGCGTGCTGACGTGAGTCTCAACGTCTCAAATCGCCATTGGATGCCTTAGGGTGGAGTCTTTCATCGAAGCCTGCCACTTGACGGCCGAGCCGCGGTAGGGTCGACGGATCTATGCGGCTAGGATGGGAGGAGCGGCTACGAGGTCAAGCCGTGCTAAGCCTTGAACCAGGCGCATTGAGCCAAGGAAACGGAACCAGATGGGCCGTGCCGCGTCATAGAGGAAGGGCCCCGTCCGGAGTAGCTTCAATGATCAGGCTTCTTGTTGTCGTCGTCGCAGCGCTGGTCCTCACATGCGGCGGGACGAAAGCGGCCAAGCTGGACCTGACCGCCGTCAACCAGGCACAATTCGCTTCAGGCGAACCAAAAGGCTTCAACCCAGCCGTTCTGAAGGCGCAAATTCTCTTGGATCGCGCGCGCTTCTCGCCGGGCCTGATCGACGGCCGCCTTGGAGAGAACTTCGCCAGAGCGGTTGGGGCCTTTCAGACGGCGAACGGATTCCCGTCCGATGGCAAGCTCACTCGGGAGACCTGGGACAAGCTGTTGGCAACCTCCTTGAGTCCGGTCCTGGTCACCTATGAGCTGACGCGCAAGGATGTGCGCGGTCCTTTTACCAAGCGCATTCCGGCGCGCCTGGAGAGGATGGCCCGTCTGTCGAGGCTCGGCTAT containing:
- a CDS encoding LuxR C-terminal-related transcriptional regulator, which produces MTAVVRIIIVDDHPLFREGVARSLREIGGFEIIGEGATAADAERLAQVGQPDIMLLDISMPGGGLTAAANILRMRPDQKIVMLTVSEANADLTLALKTGVRGYILKGVGSTSLAEILNCVAAGQKYVSPTLSAQLLNDLIRPEKRKADVLAGLSDREAGILSLVAEGLSNKEVAKRLALQEKTVKHHMTRVFAKLNVRNRTEAALLMHQTKSGLG
- a CDS encoding host attachment family protein gives rise to the protein MDIPKGATVAVADGERLNLFRNSGDEANPKLTASAVEDVTNDNKGSGARHQSSSANPDNSQIEEDSFAAGTADLLNRQVLGGQIDNLIIVAAPRTLGELRKHYHQKLSAVLVGEIAKDLTGHSAQEIEKAVAAA